One Terriglobales bacterium genomic region harbors:
- the treZ gene encoding malto-oligosyltrehalose trehalohydrolase produces the protein MFGANVASGEVEFRVWAPKLQKLSVELNGSAFELSRNDADIFSGSLKAKAGDRYCYLVGDRRLPDPVSRLLPEGAHGRTEIVDPEAFEWSDESWTGLSFNEYVLYELHVGTFSPEGTFDGVINRLDYLRSLGVTAIEIMPVAAFPGERNWGYDGVSLYAVQASYGEPEGLKRLVNAAHHVGLAVVVDVVYNHLGAEGNYLREFGPYFTDRYHTVWGDAINYDDEGSQQVRKYVIENALYWIREYHIDGLRLDAIQAIYDSSKTHIIKELARDVQEFARGANRQIAVIAESDQNDRNLILPANEGGFGVDAVWSDDFHHSVHTFLTKENRGYYQDYGEPEKIVKALNEGFVFQGQHYRFWRASRGSSTDGIPLLRHVFCIQNHDQVGNRCNGERLAHLVPRGAVKAAAALLLLAPETPLLFMGEEYAEPAHFQFFTDYGDKNLQEAVVEGRKKEFEDFGWEETPNPQDPETFARSKLTWKTDDEMLAWYRQLLELRRKFVTHSPRTCRARLSDGAIVLEVPAQNSELILRVRFPGSGKYVGEKEGAEQVLLRSQEDGYETVIIKSERTPQAVQPNQAAAD, from the coding sequence ATGTTTGGCGCGAACGTTGCTTCAGGCGAAGTGGAATTCCGAGTATGGGCTCCGAAGCTGCAGAAGCTCTCGGTGGAGTTAAATGGCTCGGCCTTCGAGCTAAGCCGCAACGATGCGGACATCTTCTCCGGCAGTCTTAAGGCCAAGGCAGGAGACCGCTATTGCTACCTCGTCGGAGACAGGCGTCTGCCTGATCCGGTCTCGCGTCTTCTGCCCGAAGGTGCGCATGGACGTACGGAGATCGTCGATCCCGAGGCCTTCGAGTGGAGCGATGAAAGCTGGACAGGTCTTTCGTTCAATGAGTATGTGCTTTACGAGCTCCATGTTGGGACTTTCTCGCCCGAAGGCACCTTCGACGGCGTGATTAACAGGCTTGACTACTTGCGATCGCTCGGCGTAACTGCGATCGAGATCATGCCGGTTGCTGCTTTTCCTGGCGAGCGCAATTGGGGCTACGACGGAGTGTCTCTCTACGCCGTTCAGGCGAGCTACGGTGAACCGGAGGGTCTGAAGCGTCTGGTGAACGCAGCGCATCACGTCGGGCTCGCTGTCGTGGTCGACGTCGTCTACAACCATCTCGGTGCAGAAGGAAATTATCTACGCGAGTTCGGCCCGTACTTTACCGATCGTTATCACACGGTCTGGGGCGACGCCATCAACTACGACGATGAAGGCAGTCAGCAGGTTCGGAAATATGTAATCGAGAACGCGCTGTACTGGATCCGCGAGTATCACATCGATGGCCTGCGTCTCGATGCCATCCAGGCGATCTACGACAGTTCAAAGACGCACATCATCAAGGAACTCGCGCGCGATGTGCAGGAGTTCGCTCGCGGTGCTAACCGACAAATCGCTGTGATAGCCGAATCAGACCAGAACGATCGCAATCTGATTTTGCCGGCCAATGAAGGTGGATTCGGAGTCGACGCTGTGTGGAGCGACGACTTTCATCACTCTGTTCACACGTTTCTGACGAAGGAAAATCGCGGCTATTACCAAGATTACGGAGAACCGGAGAAGATCGTAAAGGCACTGAACGAAGGATTTGTATTTCAAGGACAGCACTATCGCTTCTGGCGCGCCTCGCGCGGCTCGAGCACAGATGGAATTCCGCTGCTCAGACATGTCTTCTGCATTCAGAACCACGATCAGGTTGGCAATCGCTGCAACGGTGAGCGCCTTGCTCATCTAGTGCCGCGTGGGGCTGTCAAAGCAGCAGCCGCGTTACTGCTACTCGCGCCGGAGACGCCGCTGCTCTTCATGGGCGAAGAGTATGCCGAGCCCGCGCACTTCCAGTTCTTCACCGACTATGGAGATAAGAACCTGCAAGAAGCCGTAGTCGAAGGACGAAAGAAGGAGTTCGAAGACTTCGGCTGGGAGGAGACTCCGAATCCGCAGGATCCAGAAACTTTTGCGCGCTCAAAATTGACGTGGAAGACCGACGACGAGATGCTTGCCTGGTACCGGCAGCTCTTGGAACTTCGCCGCAAGTTCGTGACGCACTCACCTCGAACCTGTCGTGCACGACTATCAGATGGAGCGATCGTGCTCGAGGTCCCAGCTCAAAACTCCGAGTTGATACTCAGAGTGCGATTTCCCGGATCGGGCAAATATGTCGGCGAGAAGGAAGGAGCCGAGCAAGTCTTGTTACGCAGTCAAGAAGATGGATACGAGACCGTGATCATCAAAAGCGAGCGTACACCCCAAGCGGTGCAACCGAACCAAGCGGCTGCCGACTAG